In one window of Deinococcus radiotolerans DNA:
- a CDS encoding DUF5682 family protein: protein MELALQELQPDIVLVEGPSDAEVVLPFVADGALKPPVALLGYVNDDPSRAAFWPFAVFSPEFVALRWAARAGAVARFVDLPAGVVLAGERDGPEDELRDDPLGVLAQTAGFSDFERWWESLVEARGDDFDVFAAVNEAMRAVRADALAPVGREAQREAFMRQGIRAALKEGFNRVAVVCGAWHAPALDVSLFPVKADAALLRGLPKAKVTLTWVPWTHGRLSVASGYGAGVRSPGYYEHLFTSRGAVAERWFARVARLLRAERLEASSASVIEATRLANALAALRGRALPGLEELNEAALSVFGWDGDLPLRLIEERLVVGEALGAVPDGVPTVPLARDVARQQKSLRLKVLPEKLDLDLDLRSDNDLARSVLFHRLNLLGVPWAKPRGSGGLGTFREGWQLRWRPEFSVRLVEASRLGQTVRDAATASALEAARGAGTLAELTALLEVLRLADLPGALPVTLAALDERSALGADVPDVLRALPPLARLARYGDVRGRGPAAARPGGGEVAPLETFRALLTRAAVGLPLAGVGLGDEAASDLRDAVRGADAAVRLLDDPEVTGEWRAALRRAADREDAHPLLLGDALRRLRDAGVLDTGQVEARLGLALSDPSPLAVTAWLDGFLGDTGALLVHDAGLLALVDGWLSALDAEVFQNVLPLLRRVFARFEAPERRAIGEAVRGGTPASRLTPVAVDDTRAARVIPVVLSLLGVGHDG from the coding sequence TTGGAACTGGCGCTTCAGGAGCTTCAGCCGGACATCGTGTTGGTGGAGGGGCCGTCGGATGCGGAGGTGGTGCTGCCGTTTGTGGCGGATGGGGCGTTGAAACCGCCGGTGGCGCTGCTGGGGTACGTGAACGATGATCCGTCCCGCGCGGCGTTCTGGCCGTTCGCGGTGTTCAGTCCAGAGTTCGTGGCGTTGCGCTGGGCGGCGCGGGCGGGGGCTGTGGCGCGGTTCGTGGATCTTCCGGCGGGCGTGGTGCTGGCCGGGGAGCGGGACGGGCCGGAGGATGAGTTGCGGGATGATCCGCTGGGGGTGCTGGCGCAGACGGCGGGCTTCTCGGATTTCGAGCGGTGGTGGGAGTCGCTGGTGGAGGCCCGCGGCGATGATTTCGATGTGTTCGCGGCGGTGAATGAGGCGATGCGGGCGGTGCGGGCGGACGCGCTGGCGCCGGTGGGTCGGGAGGCACAGCGGGAGGCGTTCATGCGGCAGGGCATCCGCGCGGCGCTCAAGGAGGGGTTCAATCGGGTGGCGGTGGTGTGTGGGGCATGGCACGCGCCCGCGCTGGACGTCTCATTGTTTCCGGTGAAGGCGGACGCGGCGCTGCTCAGGGGCTTGCCGAAGGCGAAGGTGACGCTGACGTGGGTGCCGTGGACGCATGGTCGCCTGAGCGTGGCGAGCGGGTACGGGGCGGGCGTGCGCTCGCCGGGGTACTACGAGCACCTGTTCACGTCGCGCGGCGCAGTCGCGGAACGGTGGTTCGCGCGGGTGGCGCGGCTGCTGCGCGCGGAGCGGCTGGAGGCGAGCAGCGCGTCGGTGATTGAGGCGACGCGGCTGGCGAACGCGCTGGCGGCGCTGCGGGGGCGGGCGCTGCCGGGCCTGGAGGAGCTGAACGAAGCGGCGCTGAGCGTGTTCGGCTGGGACGGGGACCTGCCCCTGCGGCTGATTGAGGAGCGGCTGGTGGTGGGGGAGGCGCTGGGCGCGGTGCCGGACGGGGTGCCGACGGTGCCGCTGGCGCGGGACGTGGCGCGGCAGCAGAAGAGCCTCCGGTTGAAGGTGCTGCCGGAGAAGCTGGACCTGGATCTGGACCTGCGTTCGGACAATGATCTGGCGCGCAGCGTGCTGTTTCACCGCCTGAACCTGCTGGGCGTGCCGTGGGCGAAGCCCCGTGGGTCGGGTGGGCTGGGGACGTTCCGTGAGGGGTGGCAGCTGCGCTGGCGGCCGGAGTTCAGCGTGCGGCTGGTGGAGGCGAGTCGGCTGGGGCAGACGGTGCGGGACGCGGCGACGGCGTCCGCGCTGGAGGCCGCGCGGGGCGCGGGGACGCTGGCAGAGCTGACGGCGCTGCTGGAGGTGCTGCGCCTCGCGGACCTGCCCGGCGCCCTGCCAGTGACGCTGGCGGCGCTGGATGAGCGGTCGGCGCTGGGCGCGGACGTGCCGGACGTGCTGCGGGCGCTGCCGCCCCTGGCGCGACTGGCGCGCTACGGGGACGTGCGTGGGCGCGGTCCGGCCGCCGCCCGTCCGGGTGGGGGAGAGGTGGCGCCGCTGGAGACGTTCCGGGCGCTGCTGACCCGCGCGGCGGTGGGGCTGCCGCTGGCCGGGGTAGGTCTGGGGGACGAGGCGGCGTCGGACCTGCGGGACGCGGTGCGGGGCGCGGACGCGGCCGTGCGCCTGCTGGACGATCCGGAGGTCACTGGCGAGTGGCGCGCGGCCCTGCGCCGGGCCGCGGACCGGGAGGACGCGCATCCGCTCCTGCTGGGGGACGCGCTGCGCCGCCTGCGCGATGCGGGCGTGCTGGACACCGGTCAGGTGGAGGCGCGGCTGGGGCTGGCGCTGAGTGACCCGTCGCCGCTGGCGGTCACGGCGTGGCTGGACGGCTTCCTGGGGGATACTGGGGCGCTGCTGGTGCACGACGCGGGCCTGCTGGCGCTGGTGGATGGCTGGCTGTCGGCCCTGGACGCCGAGGTGTTCCAGAACGTGCTGCCGCTCCTGCGCCGGGTCTTTGCGCGCTTTGAGGCGCCCGAGCGCCGCGCGATTGGCGAGGCGGTGCGTGGGGGCACGCCCGCGTCGCGCCTCACGCCGGTCGCGGTGGATGACACCCGGGCGGCGCGGGTCATCCCGGTCGTGCTGAGCCTGCTGGGGGTGGGTCATGATGGATGA